A region of Liolophura sinensis isolate JHLJ2023 chromosome 8, CUHK_Ljap_v2, whole genome shotgun sequence DNA encodes the following proteins:
- the LOC135473898 gene encoding ATP-dependent RNA helicase DDX1-like: MTAFEEMGVMPEIGKALEEMGWLLPTDVQAEAIPMILGGGDVLMAAETGSGKTGAFCVPILQIVHETLRDIREGKGGKISQRATTSAKWKMSVYDRGDALAIDPEGLLCQARDAGDWHGTRSNKAVVGEGKYFYEATVTDEGLCRLGWSTDKATLNLGIDKFGWGFGGTGKKSHGKQFDSYGEPFGMNDVMGCYLDLDNGMIKWSKNGVDLGNAYTIPAQLRNEKFYAAVVLKNAEMKFNFGDSPFKYPPTGGYIGLSKANPSCVVDSRIVGSGSSAANSKPAPNAPQAIIIEPSRELAEQTLTQLQKFKTHVTNPTVSELLIIGGVSSREQTDALMKGVDIVVGTPGRLEDLISTGQLALHQVRFFVLDEADGLLQQGYSPLIDRLHKQIPKVTNDGKRLQMIVCSATLHSFDVKKMAERLMYFPTWIDLKGQDAVPETVHHVVCMVEPKEDTSWMNLRQHVTTDGVHLKDRLQPGSNHAETLSEAVKILKGEYTLKAIDEHKMEKALIFCRTKLDCDNLEKYMVERNKSNYTCVCLHGDRKPQERKANLQKFKDGKVRFLICTDVAARGIDITGLPNVINVTLPDEKQNYIHRIGRVGRAERMGLAISLVASVKEKVWYHSNCNNRGRGCYNTDLTDYGGCCIWYNEPQLLNEIQDHLDITIDKVAPDMKVPVNEFDGKVVYGEKRKVGGSLYKGHVEFLAPAVSDLAQLEKRAQSSFINLKYRKPFAAR; this comes from the coding sequence GCAAAGCTTTAGAAGAAATGGGCTGGTTGTTGCCAACAGATGTTCAGGCCGAGGCCATTCCTATGATCCTGGGTGGCGGAGATGTCTTAATGGCAGCAGAAACGGGAAGTGGCAAAACTGGTGCGTTCTGTGTTCCCATTCTCCAGATAGTCCATGAAACTCTGAGGGATATTAGAGAAGGTAAAGGTGGGAAGATATCCCAGAGAGCCACTACCAGTGCCAAGTGGAAGATGAGTGTGTATGATCGAGGAGATGCATTGGCCATTGATCCAGAAGGGCTTCTTTGTCAAGCTCGGGATGCAGGTGACTGGCATGGAACAAGAAGCAACAAAGCGGTTGTCGGAGAGGGGAAGTATTTCTATGAAGCTACTGTCACAGACGAAGGACTGTGCAGGCTGGGATGGTCCACTGATAAAGCTACTCTGAATCTAGGAATTGATAAATTTGGGTGGGGATTTGGTGGAACTGGTAAGAAGTCTCATGGAAAGCAGTTTGATTCTTATGGCGAACCTTTTGGAATGAATGATGTAATGGGATGTTACCTTGACCTTGATAACGGCATGATCAAATGGTCCAAGAATGGAGTTGACCTGGGAAATGCGTACACAATACCGGCGCAATTGAGAAATGAAAAGTTCTATGCCGCTGTGGTGCTTAAGAATGCTGAAATGAAGTTTAACTTTGGAGACAGTCCCTTCAAGTATCCACCTACAGGGGGCTATATCGGATTGTCCAAGGCAAACCCCAGTTGCGTGGTGGATTCCAGAATCGTTGGTTCTGGATCCTCTGCTGCGAATTCTAAACCGGCACCTAATGCCCCTCAGGCTATTATCATAGAACCTTCAAGAGAACTTGCCGAGCAAACCCTGACCCAGTTACAGAAGTTCAAAACACACGTCACAAACCCAACAGTGAGTGAATTACTGATCATTGGAGGTGTGAGTTCCAGAGAGCAGACAGACGCCTTGATGAAAGGTGTGGACATCGTAGTGGGCACTCCAGGTCGTCTGGAAGATCTTATCTCTACAGGTCAGCTAGCGCTACATCAGGTCCGATTTTTCGTTCTGGACGAGGCTGATGGACTGTTACAGCAGGGCTACAGCCCGTTGATAGATCGCCTGCACAAACAGATCCCTAAAGTTACCAACGACGGTAAGAGGCTTCAGATGATTGTCTGCAGTGCCACGCTGCACTCCTTTGACGTGAAGAAGATGGCTGAGCGACTAATGTACTTCCCCACGTGGATTGACCTGAAAGGTCAGGATGCGGTGCCCGAGACGGTGCATCACGTTGTTTGCATGGTGGAACCCAAAGAGGATACATCCTGGATGAATCTGAGGCAACACGTGACAACGGATGGAGTTCATCTGAAGGACAGGCTACAGCCAGGTTCTAACCATGCGGAAACCCTGTCAGAAGCTGTGAAGATCCTCAAGGGAGAGTACACTCTGAAGGCCATAGATGAACACAAAATGGAGAAAGCCCTCATATTTTGCCGGACAAAGCTTGATTGTGACAACTTGGAGAAGTATATGGTGGAAAGGAACAAGAGTAACTATACCTGCGTTTGCCTCCACGGTGATCGCAAACCTCAGGAACGTAAAGCCAATCTTCAAAAATTTAAGGACGGCAAAGTTCGTTTTTTGATTTGCACTGATGTGGCTGCCCGCGGCATCGATATTACAGGCCTCCCCAATGTAATCAACGTCACCCTGCCAGACGAAAAACAGAACTACATCCATCGCATTGGTCGCGTTGGCCGAGCTGAGAGGATGGGTTTGGCAATCTCACTGGTGGCCAGCGTGAAGGAAAAGGTTTGGTATCACTCCAACTGCAACAACCGAGGCAGAGGATGCTACAACACGGACTTGACAGATTACGGAGGATGTTGTATCTGGTACAACGAGCCACAGTTGCTCAATGAAATCCAAGACCATCTTGACATCACTATCGATAAGGTTGCACCAGATATGAAGGTTCCAGTCAATGAGTTTGACGGCAAGGTGGTGTACGGGGAGAAGCGGAAAGTAGGCGGCAGCTTGTATAAAGGTCACGTTGAGTTTTTGGCGCCAGCCGTTAGTGATTTGGCCCAACTGGAGAAGCGCGCACAATCTTCCTTCATCAACCTGAAATACAGGAAGCCATTTGCTGCTCGTTGA
- the LOC135472364 gene encoding F-box/WD repeat-containing protein 5-like, with product MDTDSELGHIWQELPDNLLLQIFSFLKASDLVRASQACHSWYRVVFDESIWKDLVCREFCIQRQCKVAPGKVSWREEYKRLYYNSPVVESEILTNHLDEVLHVSFSHNGEMFATTSKDATIKVWQVGEPTTLRYTADMKKEMSWDFTQFSCFNKLDSLLLVSGVVYTNFDRRGFLAVFSITNNFNIIKVTTMDPSQLFGTWLSQGTFLGGSLEINLDRFTTSVEIDMFDISDTECETEAGASSEKRGQSLFTFCSENASLIKFLTVAEVPQSGPLPAELECMDTEEYAEEDAPRLSTTPSLTHTLATPSLATPCAAASSFVSGSSHTSSLQPSLHMSADPGRTVNHEFGCSTEDSQSVIREANKRAGQCQPCNSVSVGTVVLPVSDQEQTKVSHVTDYPNCGKMHPAEHENKHSGNLPMLNASCPLSVSEPGPCSSSSTKSADSKLTTKYLIFVTGEFAVALHQIGIKVMTVNEAGHCTNRAGHGAGHSCQNSQPGNGHGHIVVNVRNNDIEMRDRQPDKTDFLLDLHGHVTGMCLSSDSRYLFVNCRPWVGRDVDRTDPWATPDLSTHIQIRVIDLYTLQDLGVYYSGHLGWSPAFRCCFVFLDVSEDYVASGSEDTRGYLWDRHYRVNLMRFPHGPGVVNSVGFNPKDQEYLVTVSDDHTIKIWRSRQKQRSFLEKVPAASNHTGASCATSS from the exons ATGGATACAGACAGCGAGTTGGGACATATTTGGCAAGAGCTTCCAGACAATTTGCTTCTGCAGATCTTCTCCTTCCTCAAAGCCTCTGATTTGGTGAGAGCATCACAAGCCTGTCATAGCTGGTACAGAGTTGTGTTTGATGAAAGCATATGGAAGGACCTGGTATGCCGTGAGTTCTGCATCCAGCGTCAGTGTAAAGTTGCACCGGGTAAAGTCTCCTGGCGAGAGGAGTACAAAAGACTGTATTACAACAGCCCTGTGGTAGAGAGTGAGATTCTTACCAACCATTTAGATGAGGTTCTCCATGTCAGCTTCTCTCATAATGGAGAGATGTTTGCTACCACTTCTAAAGATGCCACCATAAAG GTGTGGCAAGTGGGGGAACCGACAACCCTGAGGTACACAGCTGACATGAAGAAAGAGATGTCATGGGACTTCACCCAGTTCTCCTGCTTTAACAAACTGGACAGCTTGCTGTTGGTCTCTGGGGTTGTCTATACCAACTTTGACAGGAGAGGATTTTTAGCAGTTTTCTCAATCACAAACA ACTTCAACATCATCAAAGTGACAACGATGGATCCTTCACAACTATTTGGGACTTGGCTGAGCCAGGGGACATTCTTAGGGGGAAGCCTGGAGATTAACCTAGATCGTTTCACAACCAGTGTGGAGATAGACATGTTTGAT ATTTCTGACACAGAATGTGAGACAGAGGCTGGGGCAAGCTCTGAGAAGCGAGGACAGTCATTATTTACATTCTGCAGTGAGAATGCCAGTCTGATAAAGTTTTTGACTGTAGCTGAAGTTCCCCAGAGTGGACCTCTTCCAGCAGAGTTAGAGTGCATGGATACAGAAGAGTATGCAGAAGAGGATGCACCCAGGCTTAGCACCACCCCTTCACTTACACATACACTAGCCACACCCTCTCTAGCCACACCATGTGCAGCAGCCTCCTCCTTTGTGTCTGGCTCCTCCCATACCTCTAGCCTTCAGCCCTCCCTTCACATGTCAGCTGATCCAGGAAGAACGGTGAACCATGAGTTTGGCTGTAGTACTGAGGACAGTCAGTCTGTGATTAGAGAGGCAAACAAACGGGCTGGTCAATGTCAGCCGTGTAACTCTGTATCCGTGGGCACAGTGGTTTTACCAGTCTCGGACCAGGAACAGACAAAAGTATCACATGTAACAGATTATCCAAACTGTGGTAAAATGCACCCGGCGGAACACGAGAACAAACATTCAGGGAACTTGCCGATGCTGAATGCCTCATGTCCGCTGTCTGTGTCAGAGCCGGGGCCATGTAGCTCCTCCTCAACGAAGTCAGCTGACAGTAAACTGACGACCAAGTACCTCATCTTTGTGACAGGAGAGTTTGCCGTGGCCCTGCATCAGATTGGGATCAAGGTGATGACTGTTAATGAGGCGGGACACTGCACAAATAGGGCTGGGCATGGAGCCGGCCACTCCTGTCAGAACAGTCAGCCCGGCAACGGACATGGACATATTGTGGTCAATGTCCGGAACAATGATATTGAAATGCGGGACCGTCAGCCCGACAAAACCGATTTCTTGTTGGATTTACATGGACATGTGACAGGAATGTGTTTATCTAGTGATAGTAG GTACCTGTTTGTGAACTGTCGCCCCTGGGTAGGGAGGGATGTGGACCGCACTGACCCCTGGGCAACCCCTGACCTCTCCACCCACATCCAAATCCGTGTGATTGATCTGTACACCTTACAGGACCTGGGTGTTTATTACAGCGGTCACCTGGGCTGGTCTCCTGCCTTCAGGTGCTGCTTTGTCTTCTTGGATGTCAGTGAGGACTACGTAGCCAG TGGTAGCGAGGACACACGAGGGTACCTGTGGGACCGTCATTACAGAGTCAACCTCATGCGCTTCCCCCACGGCCCGGGGGTTGTCAACTCTGTCGGCTTCAACCCCAAGGACCAGGAGTACCTTGTAACGGTCAGTGATGACCATACCATCAAAATCTGGCGCTCCAGACAAAAACAACGCAGCTTCCTAGAAAAGGTGCCGGCTGCTTCCAATCATACGGGTGCTAGCTGTGCTACAAGTAGTTGA